The Pseudomonas cucumis sequence TTCTGCGGTGCTTCGCCCGGTACGAAACCGAGGATGTCTTCACGCCAGATCGGCTTGCCGCCCAAGTGCGACGCCAGGTGAACCACCGGGCTGTAACCGCCGGAACTGGCGACCAGGTCGCAATCGAGCCATTCGCCCGGGCTGGTCACGGTGTGTGCTTTGACATCGATCGCGGCAACGCGAGCGGCGGTCACGTGCTTGCTGCCACGAGCCTCGATCACGGCGCTGCCGGTCAGGATGCGGATGCCTTTGGCGCGTGCTTCTTCCACCAGCGCACCGCGAGGGTTGCTGCGGGCGTCAGCGATGGCCACCACTTGCAGGCTGGCGTCGAGCCAATCCAGTGCTACGCGATAAGCGTGATCGTTGTTGGTCGACAGCACGAGCTTTTTGCCCGGTGCCACGCCGTAACGGCGCACGTAAGTCGACACAGCGCCGGCGAGCATGTTGCCCGGCACGTCGTTGTTGCCATAAACCAGTGGACGCTCGTGAGCGCCGGTCGCCAGCACCACACGCTTGGCGCGAACCCGGTGGATGCGCTGACGCACCTGGCCGATCGGGGCGCGGTCGCCGAGGTGATCGGTGAGGCGCTCGTGAATGGTCAGGAAGTTATGGTCGTGGTAACCGTTGACCGTGGCGCGCGGCAACAGCAGCACGTCCGGGGTGTTTTTCAGCTCGGCGATGACGCTGGCGACCCATTCGGTAGCGGGTTTGCCGTCGAGGCTTTCGCGGGAATCGAGCAGGCTGCCGCCGAACTCTTCCTGCTCATCGGCCAGGATCACACGCGCACCACTACGCGCAGCCGCCAGTGCAGCCGCCAGACCCGCAGGGCCAGCGCCGACGATCAGCACGTCGCAGTGCTGGTTCATGTAGTCGTAGGTGTCCGGATCGTTCTCGGTCGGCGAGCGGCCAAGGCCGGCGGCCTTACGAATGTACTTCTCGTAGGTCATCCAGAACGATTGCGGGTACATGAAGGTTTTGTAGTAGAAGCCCGGCGGCATCAGCTTGCCGCCGACCTTGCCGAGAATCCCCATCATGTCGTTGTTCACGCTCGGCCAGCCGTTGGTGCTGGTGGCGACCAGGCCTTGATACAGCGCTTGTTGCGTGGCACGCACGTTCGGGATTTGCGTGGCTTCGGTCGCACCGATCTGCAGCACAGCGTTCGGCTCTTCGGCACCGGCGGCGAAGATGCCGCGAGGGCGCGAATACTTGAAGCTGCGGCCGATGATGTCGACACCGTTGGCCAGCAAGGCGGCGGCCAGGGAGTCACCTTCAAAGCCTTTGTAGACCTGGCCGTTGAAGGTGAAGCTCAGCACTTTGTTGCGGTCGATGCGTCCGCCGTTGGACAGGCGATTGATCTGGCTCATACCTTCTCTCCCAGAGCCGTGGCGGCCGCTTTCGGGCTGTCGGTCTTGTCGGTGAACTGCGGCTTGGCGCCGATCTTGTAGGTTTCGAGAATCTCGTAGGTCACGGTGTCACGGGTGACGTTGAAGTACTGACGGCAACCGGCGACGTGATCCCACAGTTCGTGGTGCAGACCGCGAGGGTTGTCGCGGAAGAACATGTAGTCGCCCCACTCCTCGTCGGTGCAGCTGTTCGGATCCAGTGGGCGCGGGATGTGCGCCTGGCCGGATGCATGGAATTCCTCTTCGGAGCGCAGTTCGCCGCAGTGAGGACAGAAGATATGCAACATGGGGATTTCTCCTGTTAGTGGGCAACCGCAGCAGCGCCGTGTTCGTCGATCAACGCACCGTTGTGGAAACGGTCGATGGAGAAAGGTGCAGCCAATGGGTGCATTTCACCCTTGGCCAGGCTCGCGGCAAACACGTTGCCCGAGCCAGGTGTTGCCTTGAAGCCACCGGTGCCCCAACCGCAGTTGAAGAACATGTTCGGTACCGGCGTTTTCGAAATGATCGGGCAGGCATCCGGCGTGGTGTCGACGATGCCGCCCCACTGACGGTTCATGCGGACGCGGGACAGCACCGGGAACATCTCGACGATGGCCTGAATGGTGTGCTCGATCACCGGGTACGAACCACGCTGGCCGTAGCCGTTGTAGCCGTCGATACCGGCGCCGATCACCAGGTCGCCCTTGTCGGACTGGCTGATGTAACCGTGTACGGCGTTGGACATGATCACGCTGTCGATAATCGGCTTGATCGGCTCGGATACCAGCGCTTGCAGCGGGTGCGATTCGATCGGCAGACGGAAACCGGCGAGTTTGGCCATGTGCCCGGAGTTACCGGCAGTCACCACACCGACGCGCTTGGCGCCGATGAAGCCTTTGTTGGTTTCAACACCGATGCACACGCCGTTTTCCTTGCGGAAGCCGATCACTTCGGTCTGTTGAATCAGGTCCACGCCCAAGGCGTCGGCGGCACGGGCAAAGCCCCAGGCCACGGCATCGTGACGGGCCACGCCGCCGCGACGCTGGACGGTGGCGCCCATCACCGGGTAGCGAGTGTTCTTGGAGCAGTCGAGGTACGGAATCTCGTCGGCTACCTGTTTGGCATCGAGCAGTTCGCCGTCCACGCCGTTGAGGCGGTTGGCGCTGACCCGACGCTCGGAATCACGAATGTCCTGAAGCGTGTGGCACAGGTTGTAGACGCCGCGCTGGGAGAACATCACGTTGTAGTTCAGGTCCTGAGACAGGCCTTCCCACAATTTCATCGCGTGTTCGTACAGGTGCGCCGACTCGTCCCACAGGTAGTTGGAGCGAACGATGGTGGTGTTGCGCGCGGTGTTACCGCCGCCCAGCCAGCCTTTCTCGACCACGGCCACGTTGGTGATGCCGTGTTCCTTGGCCAGGTAGTAGGCGGTCGCCAGACCATGCCCGCCACCGCCGACGATGACCACGTCATAGACCTTTTTCGGGGTCGGTGTGCGCCACATGCGCTGCCAGTTTTCATGGTGGCTGAGGGAGTGTTTGAAGAGGCCGAAGCCCGAATAGCGTTGCATAGTCATTTACTCCAAAACCGCGCTCAGCGATAAACCGGGAAGTCCGCGCACAGGGCTGCCACGTGCTGCGCGACATTGGCCTCGACATCGGCGTCGCCGAGGTTGTCGAGGATGTCGCAGATCCAGCCGGCCAGTTCAACGCACTGGGCCACCTTGAAGCCGCGAGTGGTCACCGCCGGGGTGCCGATACGCAGGCCGGAGGTCACGAACGGCGACTGTGGATCATTCGGGACAGCGTTCTTGTTCACGGTGATGTGGGCGCGACCGAGTGCTGCATCCGCCTCTTTGCCGGTGAGGCCCTGACGGATCAGGCTGACCAGGAACAGGTGGTTATCGGTGCCGCCGGACACTACATCGTAGCCGCGTTTGATAAATACGCCGGCCATGGCCTGGGCGTTGTCGATCACTTGTTGCTGGTAAGCCTTGAAGCCAGGCTCCAGCGCTTCCTTGAAGCACACCGCCTTACCGGCGATCACGTGCATCAGCGGGCCGCCCTGGGCACCCGGGAACACTGCCGCGTTGAGCTTCTTCTCGATTTCTTCGTTGGACTTGCACAGGATCAGGCCGCCACGAGGACCGCGCAGGGTCTTGTGAGTGGTGGTGGTGACCACATCAGCGTACGGCAGCGGATTCGGGTACAGGCCCGCAGCGACCAGACCGGCGACGTGAGCCATGTCGACGAACAGCAGCGCTCCAACCTTGTCGGCGATCTGACGGAAACGCGGGAAGTCGAGGGTCTTGGAGTAGGCCGAGAACCCGGCAACGATCATCTTCGGCTTGCATTCGACAGCCAGACGCTCGACTTCGTCGTAGTCGATCAGCCCGGTTTTGGTGTCAATGCCGTACTGCACGGCGTTGTACAGCTTGCCCGAGGACGACACCTTGGCGCCGTGGGTCAGGTGACCACCGTGGGCCAGGCTCATGCCGAGGATGGTGTCGCCGGCCTGCAGCAGAGCCAGGTAAACGGCGCTGTTGGCAGAGGAGCCGGAGTGCGGCTGGACGTTGGCGTAGTCGGCGCCGAACAGTTGCTTGGCGCGTTCGATGGCCAGCGCTTCGACCTTGTCGACGTGCTCGCAACCACCGTAATAGCGCTTGCCCGGATAGCCTTCGGCGTATTTGTTGGTCAGGCCACTGCCTTGCGCTTGCATGACGCGTTTGCTGGTGTAGTTCTCTGACGCGATCAGCTCGATGTGATCTTCCTGGCGTTGCTCCTCGGCATTCATCGCCGCCAGCAGTGCATCGTCGTAACCCTGGATCTGGTCTTGCTTGCTGAACATCGCGTCTCTCCCAGCGGCATCTATGCGCCATTCGTCTCGGTAAGGCACTGGCGTTACGGCAGTGCCCTTTGGATGCGATGGTATGACCGGCGCAGACAGGTCAAATGCCTATGGACGCCACGCAAAGGTGCGTTTACGACATGGGCCGAAAAGCCTGACTGGACACAATCTTCAAATCAGAAAGGATCCCCTGTGGGAGCGGCTTGCCCGCGATAGCGGTGGGTCAGCCGACATCAATGCTGGATGTGATGCCGCCATCGCGGGCAAGCCCGCGCCCACAGGGTTTTACGCGCCCCTCGCCCCTGTAGAAGGTCAGGGGTCAGGCAATGAGTTGGCGCAAGGCCAGAAGCACGAGGAAATGCGCGGGATAGAGGGCGTAAGCCCAGCGCCGCATCGGCGGCGGCTGGATGCCTTGGGCGTGTCGCAAAAGCAACAACCCCAACAATGGCGCAATCAGACAAGCGGCGATGCCGAATAGGGCTGCACTGCTATGAAGTCGTGCGGCGTAATACAGCACTTGCCACTGATTGGCCGCCAGGCAGACCAATCCCGGCAGCAGGCTGAAATACCAGGGACGCCTGATCACCAGCAACATCGCCAGCGGCAACAGCACGCCGAAGAACCCGAACATCAGTCGCTCAGGGAACAGTGCTGCCAGCAAAAGTGCACCGGCCGCCAATAGTCGCGATTGAAGCATCCGGTTCTGCCAGCCAAGCGCGACCAACAGCCCCAGAATCAACGTGGGCAACACGTTTAAGGTATTGGGATCAGGAATGTACATTCGGTAGGGAATTTCGCTTGCAGCGCTAAACAGCAACAGCCAACTGAGATAACGCCACCTGCCATCGGTGGTTACTGCACGAACTCGCGACAGGTTCGCCGCCATCGCCAGACAGAACCACGGGAACGCCAACCTGCCCGGCACGTACAGCAGATCGACGGAATAACCGACATATCGCAGGTGATCGAGCACCATGCTCAGCAGCGCCAGCCACTTGAGCAGATCCAGCGCCCCATCCCGTTGCGTCATGTGCATAATTGCCCGTCAACCGTGTATTTTTCTGACAGCAACATCCCGTGTGCTCCCCGGACGATCTTCGGTAAAGTGCGCACCATCATTGACCACGAAGCTCTTCACCATAAGCGCCTCGATTACGGAAGCCGGCCATGACCGACAAGAGCCAACAATTCGCCAGCGACAACTATTCCGGTATTTGCCCTGAAGCCTGGGCTGCCATGGAACAGGCCAACCACGGCCACCAGCGCGCTTATGGCGACGATGAGTGGACCGCACGCGCAGCGGATCAATTCCGCAAACTGTTCGAAACCGACTGCGAAGTGTTCTTCGCCTTCAACGGCACCGCGGCCAACTCGTTGGCTCTGTCGTCACTGTGCCAGAGTTACCACAGCGTGATCTGCTCGGAAACCGCCCACGTCGAAACCGACGAATGCGGCGCGCCAGAGTTTTTTTCCAACGGCTCCAAGCTGCTCATCGCCCGCACCGAAAACGGCAAGCTGACGCCGGAATCGATCCGAGAAATCGCCCTCAAGCGCCAGGACATCCACTACCCGAAACCGCGCGTCGTGACCCTGACCCAGGCCACCGAAGTCGGTAGCGTCTACACCCCGGAAGAAATCCGCGCCATCAGCGCCACCTGCAAAGAACTGGGCCTGAACCTGCACATGGACGGCGCACGTTTCTCCAATGCTTGCGCATTCCTTGGCTGCTCACCAGCGGACCTGACCTGGAAGGCCGGCGTCGATGTCTTGTGCTTCGGCGGCACGAAAAACGGCATGGCGGTGGGCGAAGCGATTCTGTTCTTCAACCACAAACTGGCTGAAGACTTCGATTACCGTTGCAAGCAGGCCGGGCAATTGGCCTCGAAGATGCGCTTCCTCTCGGCGCCGTGGGTCGGGATTCTGGAAAACGACGCCTGGCTCAAATACGCCCGCCACGCCAACCACTGCGCGCAGCTGCTGGCCGAACTGGTGAGCGACATTCCGGGCGTGGAACTGATGTTCCCGGTACAAGCCAACGGCGTATTCCTGCAACTGTCGGAACCGGCCATTGCCGCTCTGACCGCCAAGGGCTGGCGCTTCTACACCTTCATCGGCAACGGCGGCGCGCGATTCATGTGCTCGTGGGACACCGAAGAAGAACGCGTGCAGGAACTGGCGGCGGATATTCGCGAAGTCATGGCAGCCTGATGCCCCCACCAGGCTGATCATTCCCACGCTCTGCGTGGGAATGCCTCTCGGGACGCTCCGCGTTCCTGCCTCACCGCTGACGCAATGTCCAACACCGTTGTGACGCAGAGCGTCACGGGCTGCATTCCCACGCGGAGCATGGGAACGATCAAACTGGCCGCACTGACCCCAAGGGCTAGTGCTTCTACACCCTCATCGACAACGGCGGCGGATATTCGGGAAGTCATGGCAGCCTGAAGCCCCCACCCAGCTGATCGTTCCCACGCTCTGCGTGGGAATGCCTCTCGGGACGCTCCGCGTTCCTGCCTTACCACTGACGCAATGCCGAGCACCGTTGTGACGCAGAGCGTCACGGGCTGCATTTCCACGCGGAGCATGGGAACGATCAAACTGGCCGCACTGACCCCAAGGGCTAGTGCTTCTACACCCTCATCGACAACGGCGGCGGATATTCGCGAAGTCATGACAGCCTGATGCCCCCACCAGGCTGATCATTCCCACGCTCTGCGTGGGAATGCCTCTCGGGACGCTCCGCGTTCCTGCCTTACCACTGACGCAATGCCGAGCACCGTTGTGACGCAGAGCGTCACGGGCTGCATTCCCACGCGGAGCGTGGGAACGATCAAACTGGCCGCACTGACCACCAAGGGCTAGTGCTTCTACACCCTCATCGACAACGGCGGCGGATATTCGCGAAGTCATGGCAGCCTGATGCCCCCACCAGGCTGATCGTTCCCACGCTCTGCGTGGGAATGCCTCTCGGGACGCTCCGCGTTCCTGCCTCACCGCTGATGCAATGTCCAACACCGTTGTGACGCAGAGCGTCACGGGCTGCATTTCCACGCGGAGCGTGGGAACGATCATTAGAGGTGCGTCGCAATTTCCCACTCTCTCTGCGGTGCTGTCCGCTAGCACCACTACATCACCCCGTTCACGCTAGTCATTCCCTCGCAAAGGAATGCATCCATGGGCCGAAGCCGCTACACCATTACCGAACCCGACAAACCTCATTTCCTGACCTGCACCCTCATGGAATGGCTTCCACTGTTTATCCGCCCCTACATTGTCGATCACCTGCTCAATTGCTGGCGCCACCAACAAACCCACCAAAACCTGCAGCTGTACGGCTACGTAATCCTGGAAAACCATCTGCATTTCGTTGCCGGGGCTCCAGACCTGAGCAAATGCCTCCGCCAGTTCAAATCCTTCACCGCGCGCCAGATCATTGATGATCTGCAAAGCAAAGGTGCCGAACGCACATTGCAACGACTGCGCTTCAGCAAACGGGCACATAAGCAGGATCGGGTTTATCAGTTGTGGCAGGAAGGTTCGCACGCGGAAATGGTGTACAGCGAAACGGTGATGCGCCAGAAGCTGGATTACATCCACTACAACCCGGTGAAGCGTGGGTACGTGGATTTACCTGAGCACTGGCGCTATTCCAGTGCGAGGAATTATGCAGGGATGGAGGGATTGATCGAGATCCAGCGTTGGTACTGAGGGTGCCCCACTGATCGTTCCCACGCTCTGCGTGGGA is a genomic window containing:
- a CDS encoding sarcosine oxidase subunit delta, with the translated sequence MLHIFCPHCGELRSEEEFHASGQAHIPRPLDPNSCTDEEWGDYMFFRDNPRGLHHELWDHVAGCRQYFNVTRDTVTYEILETYKIGAKPQFTDKTDSPKAAATALGEKV
- a CDS encoding sarcosine oxidase subunit beta, which encodes MQRYSGFGLFKHSLSHHENWQRMWRTPTPKKVYDVVIVGGGGHGLATAYYLAKEHGITNVAVVEKGWLGGGNTARNTTIVRSNYLWDESAHLYEHAMKLWEGLSQDLNYNVMFSQRGVYNLCHTLQDIRDSERRVSANRLNGVDGELLDAKQVADEIPYLDCSKNTRYPVMGATVQRRGGVARHDAVAWGFARAADALGVDLIQQTEVIGFRKENGVCIGVETNKGFIGAKRVGVVTAGNSGHMAKLAGFRLPIESHPLQALVSEPIKPIIDSVIMSNAVHGYISQSDKGDLVIGAGIDGYNGYGQRGSYPVIEHTIQAIVEMFPVLSRVRMNRQWGGIVDTTPDACPIISKTPVPNMFFNCGWGTGGFKATPGSGNVFAASLAKGEMHPLAAPFSIDRFHNGALIDEHGAAAVAH
- the glyA gene encoding serine hydroxymethyltransferase, with the translated sequence MFSKQDQIQGYDDALLAAMNAEEQRQEDHIELIASENYTSKRVMQAQGSGLTNKYAEGYPGKRYYGGCEHVDKVEALAIERAKQLFGADYANVQPHSGSSANSAVYLALLQAGDTILGMSLAHGGHLTHGAKVSSSGKLYNAVQYGIDTKTGLIDYDEVERLAVECKPKMIVAGFSAYSKTLDFPRFRQIADKVGALLFVDMAHVAGLVAAGLYPNPLPYADVVTTTTHKTLRGPRGGLILCKSNEEIEKKLNAAVFPGAQGGPLMHVIAGKAVCFKEALEPGFKAYQQQVIDNAQAMAGVFIKRGYDVVSGGTDNHLFLVSLIRQGLTGKEADAALGRAHITVNKNAVPNDPQSPFVTSGLRIGTPAVTTRGFKVAQCVELAGWICDILDNLGDADVEANVAQHVAALCADFPVYR
- a CDS encoding TraX family protein, coding for MHMTQRDGALDLLKWLALLSMVLDHLRYVGYSVDLLYVPGRLAFPWFCLAMAANLSRVRAVTTDGRWRYLSWLLLFSAASEIPYRMYIPDPNTLNVLPTLILGLLVALGWQNRMLQSRLLAAGALLLAALFPERLMFGFFGVLLPLAMLLVIRRPWYFSLLPGLVCLAANQWQVLYYAARLHSSAALFGIAACLIAPLLGLLLLRHAQGIQPPPMRRWAYALYPAHFLVLLALRQLIA
- a CDS encoding threonine aldolase family protein, coding for MTDKSQQFASDNYSGICPEAWAAMEQANHGHQRAYGDDEWTARAADQFRKLFETDCEVFFAFNGTAANSLALSSLCQSYHSVICSETAHVETDECGAPEFFSNGSKLLIARTENGKLTPESIREIALKRQDIHYPKPRVVTLTQATEVGSVYTPEEIRAISATCKELGLNLHMDGARFSNACAFLGCSPADLTWKAGVDVLCFGGTKNGMAVGEAILFFNHKLAEDFDYRCKQAGQLASKMRFLSAPWVGILENDAWLKYARHANHCAQLLAELVSDIPGVELMFPVQANGVFLQLSEPAIAALTAKGWRFYTFIGNGGARFMCSWDTEEERVQELAADIREVMAA
- a CDS encoding REP-associated tyrosine transposase yields the protein MGRSRYTITEPDKPHFLTCTLMEWLPLFIRPYIVDHLLNCWRHQQTHQNLQLYGYVILENHLHFVAGAPDLSKCLRQFKSFTARQIIDDLQSKGAERTLQRLRFSKRAHKQDRVYQLWQEGSHAEMVYSETVMRQKLDYIHYNPVKRGYVDLPEHWRYSSARNYAGMEGLIEIQRWY